A genomic stretch from Pseudomonas alkylphenolica includes:
- a CDS encoding HvfA family oxazolone/thioamide-modified RiPP metallophore produces the protein MSRTQLPGKTRIGLIAVALAGGLNLVSSAAFAVEALPQGYQLAAADKTAEGKCGEGKCGATATSSTKAAEGKCGEGKCGDASFARTDTDDDGRVSLKELLTVAPQGGAEFTAMDSNKDGFLSEGEVYTFRSNQYLSNGKPVPTELFTKLSQAKN, from the coding sequence ATGTCCCGTACCCAGCTCCCTGGCAAGACCCGTATTGGCCTGATCGCTGTCGCCCTGGCCGGCGGCTTGAACCTGGTATCGTCCGCCGCTTTCGCCGTGGAGGCTCTGCCTCAGGGCTACCAACTGGCCGCCGCCGACAAGACCGCTGAAGGCAAATGTGGCGAGGGCAAATGTGGCGCTACAGCAACCAGCAGCACCAAGGCCGCCGAAGGCAAGTGTGGTGAAGGCAAATGCGGCGATGCCTCCTTCGCTCGCACCGACACTGACGACGACGGTCGGGTCTCGCTCAAGGAGCTGCTGACGGTGGCACCGCAGGGCGGCGCTGAATTCACCGCGATGGACAGCAACAAGGACGGTTTTCTCTCCGAGGGCGAGGTCTACACGTTCCGCAGCAACCAGTACCTCTCCAACGGCAAGCCGGTTCCTACCGAGCTGTTCACCAAGCTGAGCCAGGCCAAGAACTGA
- a CDS encoding SpvB/TcaC N-terminal domain-containing protein: MNDQAQLSVNPPALPKAGGAIQSIGKGFGGVGTTGAASLELPLPISPGRGFAPALGLGYSSDVGNSPFGIGWRMTTDAITLRTTKGVPTYDGNDQVVGPSGDVWMAERTESDGKPISRVANSYNGVKLDDHTVVRYWPRVEGGFDLIEHWSNTADPVGFWLIHGADGSLHLYGKNKNARRADPNDETHVGVWMIEESLNTRGEHIVYEYKPEQDLPAPPQHRDYRAQCYLERVCYGNQTAYPHLYAWSADSWKSQHWHFQLVFDYGERSADLEQVPAFEEQQPWSERSDPFWNYAYGFELGTRRLCRQVLMFHHFPNELGPDPVLVQRLLLEHRPSPLGYNHLTAAHVQAYDSLGQVESRPPLEFSYNAFDLSAQHQSWVAFPEMPGLNDGQRYQLVDLYGEGMPGVLCRYDKGWYYREPLRGKTGGNEVSYGDWQPLPRVPLADSRKPVQQSLTDLTGDGKLDWLVARPGMGGFFTLDPDRTWSNFVPFDAFPIEFFNPLSQMTDLQGGGLSDLALIGPRSVRLYGNRREAGFAGGLDVPRRQNDDDLPLLSNLATELVAFADIIGSGQPHLLRIRHNEVKCWPNLGHGRFGKGFVLCALPFKYAEFNAAQVLLADLDGSGAADLIYLTPDCIQVFMNRSGNGYDLSPIELPWPEGVRYDPLCQVTTADLQGLGCSSLILTVPHMAPRHWRYDFVKAKPYLVNATCNNMGATSHVTYRSSAQEWLDEKQEQIDAGVEHPVSELPFAMHLVSRQTQLDEITGNRLTQGFKYRGGFYDHFERELRGFALLLQTDTEATPAERSTAGFTAPILSKTWFHTGKAIDASRSGYYAGDPLAVPLKSTVLQNYHFNDRSASPLSDPDVETAREIARALSGRVMRTEVFAADDAPATAVPYAVNESRYLVRVLRTKGKHQPYAVLQPLDLEAISYQYEPLISDDPLCQHTLNLEWDEYDAYWCLSTAVTLPDGCTTRSLDIDYRTFLPAAIEDANANIQEARYSAFGEPLVTSFYGTEMGEPVGFDPLTSYVPPPDRDPVIAIHDPKLAIGRFASAGFWDTFSWMGRISRTSPPSSEWLDWARAAGFVLPSGHLCSRARQHLEGLENLDVNATILKQQIDAAQREPVYSVGLLADRYPGDEEMQVRVSIACLDGFGRTLQTKQEVEPGKSWLVDENGELLLQDDGTPQEAEVPRRWRVSEPVEYNNKGEKVRVYRPYFADQPRYINDRSMRQHAYHDQQFYDAAGRPTETVLAKKMLQGNPPELKSLRREMWYWVWSTVAFDENDLFDPPPAQPQPSPWLKNTTRH; encoded by the coding sequence ATGAACGATCAAGCACAACTGAGCGTCAATCCACCTGCGTTGCCCAAAGCTGGCGGTGCTATTCAAAGCATTGGCAAGGGCTTTGGCGGCGTGGGTACCACCGGTGCCGCTTCGCTGGAATTGCCGTTGCCCATATCCCCTGGACGCGGCTTTGCCCCGGCGTTGGGGCTGGGCTACAGCAGCGATGTCGGCAACAGCCCGTTCGGGATCGGCTGGCGGATGACCACCGACGCCATCACCCTGCGTACAACCAAAGGTGTGCCGACTTACGACGGCAATGACCAAGTGGTTGGCCCCAGCGGTGATGTGTGGATGGCGGAGCGCACTGAGAGCGATGGCAAGCCGATCTCCAGAGTGGCTAACAGCTACAACGGCGTGAAGCTGGATGATCACACCGTGGTGCGTTACTGGCCCAGGGTCGAGGGTGGCTTCGATCTGATCGAACATTGGTCGAACACGGCAGACCCTGTAGGGTTCTGGCTGATCCACGGGGCCGATGGCAGCTTGCATCTCTATGGCAAAAACAAAAACGCGCGCCGTGCCGACCCGAACGACGAAACGCACGTCGGCGTGTGGATGATCGAAGAAAGCCTGAACACCCGCGGCGAACACATCGTCTACGAGTACAAGCCTGAACAAGACCTCCCTGCCCCGCCACAGCACCGCGACTACCGTGCTCAGTGCTATCTGGAACGTGTGTGCTACGGCAACCAAACGGCCTATCCGCACCTGTATGCCTGGAGTGCCGACAGCTGGAAAAGCCAGCATTGGCACTTTCAGCTGGTGTTCGACTATGGCGAACGCAGCGCCGACCTTGAGCAGGTACCGGCCTTCGAGGAGCAGCAGCCATGGTCCGAGCGTAGCGATCCGTTCTGGAACTATGCCTACGGTTTTGAGCTGGGCACCCGGCGCCTGTGCCGGCAGGTGCTGATGTTCCATCACTTTCCCAACGAACTGGGGCCAGATCCGGTACTGGTCCAGCGCCTGTTGCTGGAACACCGGCCAAGCCCGTTGGGCTACAACCATTTGACCGCAGCCCACGTCCAGGCTTACGACAGCCTGGGCCAGGTCGAAAGCCGACCGCCTTTGGAGTTCAGCTACAACGCATTCGATCTCAGTGCGCAGCATCAGAGCTGGGTAGCGTTTCCTGAGATGCCCGGGCTCAACGACGGCCAGCGCTACCAGTTGGTGGACCTGTACGGCGAAGGCATGCCGGGAGTGTTGTGCCGCTACGACAAGGGCTGGTATTACCGCGAGCCGTTGCGTGGCAAAACCGGCGGCAATGAGGTGAGCTACGGTGACTGGCAACCGTTGCCACGTGTTCCGCTTGCCGACAGCCGCAAACCTGTTCAGCAGTCCCTCACGGACCTGACGGGCGACGGCAAACTGGACTGGCTGGTGGCCCGGCCCGGCATGGGCGGTTTCTTCACCCTCGACCCTGACCGAACCTGGTCAAACTTTGTGCCATTCGATGCCTTTCCCATCGAGTTCTTCAATCCCTTGTCGCAAATGACCGATCTGCAGGGAGGCGGCCTCAGCGATCTGGCATTGATCGGCCCCCGCAGCGTGCGTTTGTACGGCAACCGTCGCGAGGCAGGGTTCGCCGGGGGCCTTGATGTGCCGCGTCGGCAAAACGACGATGACCTGCCGCTGCTGAGCAACTTGGCGACTGAGCTGGTGGCCTTCGCAGACATCATCGGCAGCGGGCAACCGCACTTGCTGCGCATCCGTCACAATGAGGTCAAATGCTGGCCGAACCTGGGCCATGGGCGGTTCGGCAAGGGATTTGTGCTGTGTGCCTTGCCGTTCAAGTATGCCGAGTTCAATGCGGCACAAGTGTTACTGGCCGACCTCGACGGCTCCGGCGCCGCCGATCTGATCTACCTGACACCTGATTGCATACAGGTGTTCATGAACCGTTCCGGTAACGGCTACGACCTGTCCCCCATCGAGCTGCCCTGGCCCGAGGGTGTGCGCTACGACCCACTCTGCCAGGTCACTACCGCCGACCTGCAAGGGCTGGGGTGTTCCAGTCTGATCCTGACCGTACCGCACATGGCCCCCCGACACTGGCGCTACGACTTCGTCAAGGCCAAACCCTACCTGGTGAACGCCACCTGCAATAACATGGGTGCCACCAGCCATGTCACCTACCGCAGTTCGGCCCAGGAATGGCTGGACGAAAAGCAGGAGCAGATCGACGCCGGGGTGGAACATCCGGTTTCTGAACTGCCGTTTGCCATGCACCTGGTGAGCCGGCAAACCCAGCTCGATGAGATCACCGGCAACCGCCTGACTCAGGGGTTCAAGTACCGCGGCGGTTTCTACGATCACTTCGAGCGCGAGCTCCGGGGCTTTGCCCTGTTGCTGCAGACCGACACCGAAGCTACGCCTGCTGAACGTTCGACAGCGGGCTTCACCGCGCCGATCCTGAGCAAAACCTGGTTCCACACCGGAAAAGCCATCGACGCGTCGCGCAGCGGTTACTACGCAGGCGATCCGTTGGCCGTCCCGTTGAAATCCACCGTATTGCAGAATTACCACTTCAACGATCGGTCGGCGTCGCCGCTCTCCGACCCCGACGTAGAAACCGCCCGCGAAATAGCCAGAGCCCTGAGTGGCAGGGTAATGCGTACGGAAGTTTTCGCTGCGGATGATGCCCCTGCTACTGCCGTGCCCTATGCGGTCAACGAGAGCCGCTATCTGGTACGGGTACTGCGCACCAAGGGTAAGCATCAGCCTTACGCCGTGCTGCAACCGCTGGATCTGGAAGCGATCAGCTACCAGTACGAACCGCTCATCAGTGATGACCCGTTATGCCAGCACACGCTCAATCTGGAGTGGGACGAATACGACGCCTATTGGTGCCTGAGCACTGCCGTCACCCTACCGGACGGCTGTACCACCCGCAGCCTCGACATCGACTATCGGACATTCCTGCCGGCAGCCATCGAAGATGCCAACGCCAATATTCAGGAAGCCCGCTATAGCGCCTTCGGTGAACCGCTGGTGACCAGCTTCTACGGGACGGAGATGGGCGAGCCTGTGGGATTCGATCCATTGACGAGCTATGTACCACCGCCAGACCGCGATCCCGTCATCGCCATCCACGATCCGAAGTTAGCCATCGGCCGTTTCGCCAGCGCCGGCTTCTGGGACACCTTCAGCTGGATGGGGCGGATCTCCCGAACCTCCCCACCCTCTTCCGAGTGGCTGGACTGGGCCCGGGCCGCAGGCTTTGTATTGCCCAGCGGACACCTCTGCAGCAGAGCCCGGCAGCACCTGGAAGGCCTGGAAAACCTTGATGTGAACGCAACGATCCTCAAGCAACAGATCGACGCGGCACAGCGTGAGCCGGTGTACTCCGTCGGCCTGCTGGCGGACCGCTACCCAGGCGATGAAGAGATGCAAGTACGGGTGAGCATTGCCTGCCTGGACGGCTTCGGCCGCACGCTGCAAACCAAGCAGGAAGTCGAACCTGGTAAGTCCTGGTTGGTCGATGAAAACGGTGAACTGCTGCTCCAGGACGACGGTACGCCGCAGGAGGCTGAGGTACCACGACGCTGGCGGGTCAGTGAGCCGGTGGAGTACAACAACAAAGGCGAAAAGGTCCGGGTGTACCGGCCGTACTTCGCCGACCAGCCGCGTTATATCAATGATCGCTCGATGCGTCAGCATGCCTATCACGATCAACAGTTTTATGACGCTGCAGGCCGTCCCACTGAAACCGTGCTAGCGAAGAAAATGCTCCAGGGCAACCCGCCCGAGCTAAAGTCGCTACGCCGGGAAATGTGGTATTGGGTTTGGAGTACGGTTGCCTTTGATGAGAATGACCTGTTTGATCCGCCGCCGGCGCAACCACAGCCCTCGCCTTGGTTGAAGAACACAACCAGGCATTGA
- a CDS encoding Ig-like domain-containing protein — protein sequence MHFTSVEVQLILQPLLLEERAPEITMEGRQARFLVHGKVPICRGKGTKHRLQLAVDPACGWGGDDVYPGSRVYAYWQDAEEASRLKVELLPTEPEQDGTQLISKAFEVVSGNAENGDLQIVLQSIYDADPYILPCVVGHFKLDDAGAEQPEHWPVIPQGETIELAVRLLNAQTKGPADGVAVTWQKADASIETVLTDQEGWARYKYSPIKAENHPVTAKFDAPYNLAEGQRVFNVRAIPTVPWQQFDFFLDGQPMDMTTGFLLLRLGRVHQLQLKPSEKCVLIGEEIELNWEMEGAEAPEELEVTPALGESEDLTKEGFSWEIKCLSHFKRRIAINLKCKRLSRPLDFAVMLQGIGSMFIASPEEQQEALKDPTKIIENKLFYVA from the coding sequence ATGCATTTCACCAGTGTTGAGGTCCAGCTGATTTTGCAGCCACTGCTGCTAGAGGAGAGGGCCCCCGAGATAACGATGGAGGGTCGGCAAGCACGATTCCTGGTTCATGGCAAAGTGCCTATCTGCCGGGGAAAGGGCACGAAGCATCGTCTGCAGTTAGCGGTAGATCCCGCTTGCGGCTGGGGAGGGGACGATGTTTATCCAGGTTCACGTGTTTATGCTTACTGGCAGGACGCTGAGGAGGCAAGCCGGCTCAAGGTTGAACTGCTGCCAACCGAACCAGAGCAAGATGGAACCCAGTTGATCAGCAAAGCATTCGAGGTTGTCAGCGGTAATGCAGAGAACGGTGATCTGCAGATCGTCTTGCAGAGTATCTACGACGCCGACCCGTATATTCTCCCGTGCGTAGTGGGGCACTTCAAGCTTGACGATGCTGGGGCCGAGCAGCCGGAGCACTGGCCTGTTATACCGCAGGGAGAAACCATCGAGTTGGCTGTCCGTCTGCTAAATGCACAGACAAAGGGGCCGGCCGATGGTGTTGCCGTGACCTGGCAAAAAGCTGATGCCAGTATTGAAACTGTGTTAACCGATCAGGAGGGATGGGCCCGCTATAAGTACAGTCCCATCAAGGCCGAAAATCATCCAGTCACCGCTAAATTCGACGCGCCCTATAACCTGGCGGAGGGTCAACGCGTATTCAACGTGCGGGCGATACCGACAGTACCTTGGCAACAATTCGATTTTTTTCTCGATGGCCAGCCAATGGACATGACCACAGGATTCCTGTTGTTGAGGCTGGGTAGGGTCCACCAACTGCAACTCAAACCCAGTGAGAAGTGCGTGTTGATAGGCGAAGAAATCGAGTTGAACTGGGAGATGGAGGGCGCTGAGGCGCCCGAAGAGCTCGAGGTTACGCCGGCACTGGGGGAAAGCGAAGATCTCACTAAAGAGGGATTCTCCTGGGAGATTAAATGCCTTAGTCATTTTAAACGTCGAATAGCAATCAATTTAAAGTGCAAGCGGCTTTCCCGACCCCTTGATTTTGCCGTTATGTTGCAGGGCATCGGCAGCATGTTCATTGCAAGTCCTGAGGAACAACAAGAAGCGCTCAAGGACCCGACCAAAATCATCGAAAACAAGTTGTTCTATGTTGCTTGA
- a CDS encoding Tc toxin subunit A — protein sequence MEDIELTFDNQWLKQWSLSQSPALQSVLSEAGSFTALANASTEELLQKHSQLHITDARILSGMARSVGIAVARQFRENALSGGVRRAFRQRHGLSALVGGPTYNNCFLIDWDAMALPRSIEASTSPVAYLRALYCKILKLEREGSNAGSKLVISDRRDDLPSKMIDTPAMNELVPTLDIVSDVLERAIHKYLQGKQEGEDVDVALAQARYPFLLPYERWQDQINGILTSAVPALTLGEIGRHVDGDYPYFIRKGKHSPVSDIAMQQSAGLGARKRALLIESPIFVGGNSRRRSDPRTHQLHPVDVAEEQADFFAKNYGIDNLAELQRADNFCLATEVPRLDLDALFAVKTQAPCASVNVLPVDTDVDPSRFGAVFINGGKQPAITINTSEEDSPDGIRVPPHQLTNLSEDRADRLNRMIRLSRWMNLSFRETDRLVMAAITAEGGGNDSPWMTVNTLRALGVFQDYRQRYGVKAEEFAAWLEQLSPYGAGAEQAQFDRIFNGRSLFPNPLVLDDSEFDIQPVDERGRQTVQQICAALGLSQETFQYLARLIAMATEGKVLKRSLPVISSFYRITSLASCLKLHPIVLLALIEVLDEDGESLVRQVAGVPLNVSFQVFGYADILGTLVALSSCVQWCRDNDIDVVWLIQHLRTPQAVSTDAEIKLLNELNSRLEPVRITRTTLLEAGVPSTIEGPPAGHDEEQIVTPDWLCRLRDLVDLDGIVKDGVAAAEEDYENSAKSIIDAMLEELYAGKKDPDCNEPRYTRQSRKRTTNASIVPVNQEKHKILDTLLAIILRARAAQRAVVQESLADYLLLSAELVLPLIFWAKYSAYNLLAVARALSLSGNIPNLSRSSLRRITMSGDDTEEDTVFQGLLVELAQLSRLARVTQQFKLDAGMLQNHARTWGETWFGFSAGEITLPTLYYLTLGASSLTKPHLSCVLHPVTTPKRPKSVPPGIGRGAKVRCISPVLRSS from the coding sequence ATGGAAGATATTGAGCTGACGTTTGATAACCAATGGCTAAAACAATGGTCATTGTCCCAATCACCCGCATTGCAGTCAGTTCTTTCTGAAGCAGGGTCATTCACCGCCCTGGCGAATGCATCAACAGAAGAGCTGCTGCAAAAACACAGTCAACTGCATATCACCGATGCACGCATTCTATCTGGCATGGCGCGCAGCGTCGGCATCGCCGTGGCACGTCAGTTCAGGGAAAACGCACTGAGCGGTGGTGTCCGGCGTGCTTTCAGGCAGCGCCACGGTCTGTCGGCGCTGGTGGGCGGACCTACCTACAACAACTGCTTTCTGATCGATTGGGATGCGATGGCGTTACCGCGCTCGATTGAAGCCTCCACATCGCCGGTGGCTTACTTGCGAGCGCTGTACTGCAAGATACTGAAGCTTGAACGGGAAGGTAGCAACGCGGGTTCAAAACTTGTTATTTCCGATCGTAGAGATGACCTGCCCAGCAAAATGATAGATACGCCGGCAATGAATGAGTTGGTGCCAACGCTGGATATTGTCAGCGATGTATTGGAGCGTGCGATACATAAATATCTGCAGGGCAAACAAGAGGGGGAGGATGTTGATGTTGCGCTGGCGCAAGCGCGTTATCCTTTTTTGTTACCCTATGAGCGCTGGCAAGATCAAATCAATGGGATTCTGACGTCCGCGGTGCCCGCGTTAACACTGGGCGAGATCGGCCGGCATGTTGATGGTGACTATCCGTATTTTATTCGTAAAGGCAAACATTCGCCTGTATCGGATATAGCCATGCAACAAAGTGCCGGGCTTGGCGCGCGCAAAAGAGCCTTGCTTATCGAATCGCCAATTTTTGTAGGTGGCAACAGTCGGCGTCGCAGTGACCCGCGTACTCACCAGCTGCATCCTGTCGACGTTGCTGAAGAGCAAGCCGACTTTTTTGCCAAGAACTATGGCATCGACAATTTGGCTGAACTGCAACGGGCCGATAATTTTTGCCTTGCGACGGAAGTGCCTCGTCTCGACCTGGATGCTTTGTTTGCAGTGAAAACCCAGGCCCCTTGCGCATCGGTAAATGTGCTCCCTGTAGACACAGATGTCGACCCCTCCAGGTTTGGCGCGGTTTTTATTAACGGCGGCAAGCAACCCGCCATAACGATCAACACATCAGAGGAAGACAGCCCTGATGGCATACGGGTCCCACCCCACCAACTGACCAACCTGAGCGAAGATCGGGCAGACCGTCTCAATCGGATGATTCGCCTTAGCCGCTGGATGAATTTGTCGTTCAGAGAAACCGATCGTCTGGTCATGGCGGCCATCACGGCAGAAGGAGGGGGTAACGACTCTCCCTGGATGACGGTCAACACTTTACGTGCTCTGGGCGTGTTTCAAGATTATCGCCAACGCTATGGCGTCAAGGCTGAGGAATTTGCTGCATGGCTGGAACAGCTTTCACCTTACGGGGCAGGGGCGGAGCAGGCGCAGTTTGATCGTATTTTCAACGGCCGCTCACTGTTCCCTAATCCGCTTGTGCTTGATGACAGCGAGTTTGATATTCAGCCCGTAGATGAGCGGGGTCGGCAAACGGTGCAGCAGATCTGTGCCGCGCTGGGTTTGAGTCAAGAAACCTTCCAATACCTGGCTCGCCTGATTGCGATGGCCACGGAAGGCAAGGTACTGAAGCGATCGCTGCCGGTAATCTCGTCCTTTTACCGGATCACCAGCCTGGCGTCCTGTCTGAAACTTCACCCCATCGTCCTTCTGGCGCTGATTGAAGTGCTCGATGAGGACGGCGAATCGCTGGTCCGCCAAGTGGCTGGGGTTCCGCTTAATGTAAGCTTTCAAGTGTTCGGCTACGCCGATATTTTGGGCACCTTGGTAGCGCTAAGTTCATGTGTGCAGTGGTGCCGCGATAATGACATTGATGTTGTCTGGCTCATTCAGCACCTGCGCACACCGCAGGCGGTCTCAACCGATGCAGAAATAAAACTGCTGAACGAGTTGAACAGCCGCCTGGAGCCGGTAAGGATTACGCGCACCACCTTGCTGGAGGCGGGGGTGCCGAGCACAATCGAAGGGCCTCCTGCAGGCCATGATGAGGAGCAGATAGTTACCCCTGATTGGCTGTGTCGCTTGCGCGATCTTGTCGACCTCGATGGCATCGTGAAAGATGGCGTAGCCGCCGCAGAAGAAGATTATGAGAACAGTGCCAAAAGCATCATCGACGCGATGCTGGAGGAACTGTACGCCGGAAAAAAAGATCCCGACTGTAATGAGCCGCGTTATACCCGGCAATCGCGTAAACGCACGACGAATGCTTCAATTGTGCCTGTAAATCAGGAAAAGCATAAAATCCTCGATACGCTTCTCGCGATCATACTACGGGCTCGCGCCGCGCAACGAGCAGTCGTTCAGGAAAGTCTGGCGGATTATCTGCTTTTGAGTGCAGAGCTGGTATTGCCCCTGATCTTCTGGGCCAAGTACAGCGCCTACAATTTGCTCGCCGTTGCCAGAGCGCTTTCTCTGTCGGGTAACATCCCGAATCTGAGTCGTTCCAGCCTGCGCCGGATAACCATGAGTGGAGATGACACAGAAGAAGACACTGTGTTTCAGGGTCTCCTGGTCGAGCTCGCGCAACTGAGCCGCCTCGCGCGCGTCACCCAGCAGTTCAAGCTGGATGCCGGCATGCTGCAAAACCATGCCCGCACCTGGGGGGAAACCTGGTTTGGTTTTTCGGCAGGCGAAATCACCCTCCCGACCCTTTACTACCTTACTTTAGGCGCTTCGAGCCTAACGAAACCGCATTTGAGTTGCGTTTTGCATCCGGTCACAACCCCGAAACGCCCCAAGTCGGTGCCTCCGGGGATTGGCCGTGGCGCGAAGGTGCGATGCATTTCACCAGTGTTGAGGTCCAGCTGA
- a CDS encoding zinc ribbon domain-containing protein: MTATLCKSCNHPVDNDANVCPNCGEHNPTVNTAKQLKVIAGVVVVMVLFLAVFSGWNNTALAPIPPIFAVDESVEVRAPRSPVKVQNGQLVYYVTLGMTPKQYADRVNATFKALDKPFAIDPTDIETGEVLDFLDTTLGSYVGLIGSVDKETGYLTSINLFASGDDTRASGEEILLVASVALAGASPGADPQEIYKRFNDMVLKQERYRHGHVEFQAATTELMGSWFSADPIQPD; encoded by the coding sequence ATGACCGCCACGCTGTGCAAGTCGTGCAACCACCCCGTAGACAACGATGCCAACGTCTGCCCGAACTGCGGCGAGCACAACCCGACGGTAAACACGGCAAAACAGCTTAAAGTGATTGCCGGCGTCGTGGTCGTGATGGTCCTGTTTCTTGCGGTATTTTCGGGATGGAACAACACTGCACTAGCCCCTATCCCCCCTATCTTCGCCGTCGACGAGTCGGTGGAGGTCCGTGCACCTCGCAGCCCGGTGAAGGTACAGAACGGTCAATTGGTGTATTACGTGACGCTGGGGATGACACCCAAGCAGTACGCCGATCGCGTGAACGCAACGTTCAAAGCGCTCGACAAGCCTTTTGCCATTGACCCGACAGACATAGAAACAGGGGAGGTCCTTGATTTTCTCGACACAACGCTTGGTTCTTACGTTGGCCTGATCGGCTCTGTGGACAAAGAAACCGGTTACTTGACCAGTATCAACCTGTTTGCCTCCGGCGATGATACGCGGGCCTCAGGGGAAGAAATTCTGCTCGTGGCCAGCGTCGCGCTGGCGGGCGCATCGCCGGGTGCCGATCCCCAGGAAATCTACAAGCGCTTCAACGACATGGTCCTCAAACAAGAACGCTACCGGCACGGCCATGTGGAGTTCCAAGCCGCGACCACTGAACTGATGGGTTCCTGGTTTTCCGCCGATCCGATCCAGCCTGATTGA
- a CDS encoding fatty acid--CoA ligase — MINTRVIAPAPGAYSYPLLIKRLLLSGVRYQPGQEIVYADKLRYTYTTLMERIQRLANVLVEAGVKPGDTVALLDWDSHRALECFFAVPMIGAVLHTVNVRLSAEQIRYTMNHAEDRLVLVHDDFLPLMEQLQGELQTVEGFVRFSDAEPCATELSVLGEYEALLAAADSQYEFPDFDENSLATLFYTTGTTGNPKGVYFTHRQLVLHTLNELGTLAACGGEPLLRSGDVYMPITPMFHVHAWGVPYVATALGIKQVYPGRYEPNQLVRLFREEQVTFSHCVPTLLQMMLDCEEGRKTDLDGWKMVIGGSALTQGMATRASARGIQIYCGYGMSETCPLLCLTSLSREDLALPLEQQVPLRINAGVPIPLVDLRIVDEQGHDVAHDGESLGEVVVRAPWLTQGYLKEPEQGAALWADGWMHTGDMGCINHRGVLQIRDRIKDVIKTGGEWISSVALESLISQHPGVDSVAVVGVADAQWGEQPLALVVCVAGVQLDQKSLAQHLQQFVDNGSLNKWAVPRHVRFVDEIPKTSVGKINKKLIRETHAL; from the coding sequence TACACGACCTTGATGGAGCGTATCCAGCGCCTGGCCAATGTGCTGGTCGAGGCCGGGGTCAAACCTGGCGATACCGTGGCCTTGCTCGACTGGGACAGTCACCGCGCACTGGAGTGCTTCTTTGCTGTGCCGATGATCGGTGCCGTGCTGCACACGGTCAACGTGCGCCTGTCCGCCGAACAGATCCGCTACACCATGAACCATGCCGAGGACCGTCTGGTGCTGGTGCATGATGATTTCCTGCCGTTGATGGAACAGTTGCAGGGCGAGCTGCAGACGGTCGAAGGTTTTGTCCGCTTCAGCGATGCCGAGCCCTGCGCCACTGAGTTGTCGGTGCTGGGTGAGTACGAGGCATTGCTCGCTGCGGCCGACAGTCAGTACGAATTCCCCGACTTCGATGAAAACTCGCTGGCGACCCTGTTCTACACCACCGGCACTACCGGCAACCCCAAAGGCGTTTACTTCACCCATCGCCAGCTGGTGCTGCATACGCTCAACGAGCTGGGCACGCTTGCTGCCTGTGGCGGCGAACCTTTGCTGCGTTCGGGCGATGTGTACATGCCGATTACGCCGATGTTCCATGTGCATGCCTGGGGCGTGCCATATGTCGCCACGGCCCTCGGGATCAAGCAGGTCTATCCGGGCCGCTATGAGCCCAACCAGCTGGTGCGCCTGTTCCGTGAAGAGCAGGTGACCTTCTCGCACTGCGTACCGACCCTGCTGCAGATGATGCTCGATTGCGAAGAGGGCCGCAAAACCGACCTGGACGGCTGGAAAATGGTCATCGGCGGCAGCGCCTTGACCCAGGGCATGGCCACCCGGGCGAGTGCGCGCGGAATCCAGATCTATTGCGGCTACGGCATGTCCGAAACCTGTCCGCTGCTGTGCCTGACCAGCCTCAGCCGCGAAGACCTGGCACTGCCCCTGGAGCAGCAGGTGCCGCTGCGGATCAACGCCGGTGTGCCGATTCCGCTGGTGGACCTGCGCATTGTCGATGAGCAAGGCCATGACGTAGCCCACGACGGTGAAAGTCTGGGCGAGGTCGTGGTACGCGCGCCCTGGCTGACCCAAGGCTACCTCAAGGAGCCCGAACAAGGCGCCGCGCTGTGGGCCGACGGCTGGATGCACACCGGTGATATGGGCTGTATCAACCACCGTGGCGTGCTGCAGATCCGTGACCGGATCAAGGACGTGATCAAGACCGGTGGCGAGTGGATCAGCTCGGTGGCACTGGAAAGCTTGATCAGCCAGCACCCCGGCGTTGATTCGGTGGCGGTGGTGGGGGTTGCCGATGCGCAGTGGGGCGAGCAACCGCTGGCCCTGGTGGTCTGCGTCGCGGGCGTGCAACTGGATCAAAAGTCCCTTGCGCAGCACCTGCAGCAGTTTGTCGACAATGGCAGTTTGAACAAATGGGCGGTGCCACGGCACGTGCGCTTTGTTGACGAGATACCGAAAACCAGCGTCGGCAAGATCAACAAAAAGCTGATTCGCGAAACTCACGCCCTGTAG